One segment of Niveibacterium microcysteis DNA contains the following:
- a CDS encoding lamin tail domain-containing protein, with protein MIQGKREAAWGWTRAASAWVSPATKSKYPLNAVETSTGKALHLFAATRRQGQSGSAQSALHEADMNMKLHRVTSALVAAGLCLPAVAAPVVISQVYGGGGNSGATLKNDFVELFNPGSTPVSLTGWSLQYASASGGTWQVTALSGAIGPGQYYLVQEAPGAGGSEALPAADAIGTIAMSASAGKLALVSQGAALTCGSACAGAAGVVDFVGYGSANNAEGSAASAPSNTLAIVRKGGGCTDSNSNAADFSTATPAPRNGATTPLACGDSGGGTGGGTGGGIAARIHDIQGTTHRSPLAGQSVANVPGIVTAIVGNGFYMQDDVPDTDPRTSEGIFVFTSSAPSVAVGDAVRVSGVVTEYRPGGTGGTANLSITEISTPIVARVSSGNTLPAPIVIGAGGRTPPTKSIYSTGVGDVETLGALNPGANGMDFLESLEGMRVQINAAVVVGPTNQYGDMPVLADAGSWAGTRTTRGGIVIASDDYNPERLIVSKGAVVTPTANVGDSFSRVTGVVDYSFGNFKVLATELSGFTAGGLAPEVTRKQAANELAVASFNVENLAPSDPQAKFDRLANQIVGNLQSPDVIGLMEIQDNNGTTDNGVVDASVTFAQLIAAIQRAGGPSYQYRSIDPANNQDGGAPGGNIRQGFLFNPARVTFVDRAGGATNVGINLLGTPDGVALSASPGRIDPANSAFASSRKPLAGEFRFNGNKLFVIANHWNSKGGDQPLYGRFQPPQRSSEVQRNQQAAVVAGFVKSILNAEPAANVVVLGDLNDFEFADSVGQLKSAGMGDLVETLPAAERYTYVFEGNSQVLDHILVSPSLAGRAEYDVVHVNSEFADQSSDHDPEVARLNLPAKTINLSSNFTWYASGLSYNRATGLYSGNVTLVAKAPVASAIAMALGDLPAGVTLTNATTTVSGKPAIRINGPVSAGQSITVPVQFRNSGTAKIGYTVHVFGGL; from the coding sequence TTGATCCAGGGCAAGCGAGAAGCGGCCTGGGGTTGGACACGAGCAGCCTCGGCTTGGGTCAGTCCTGCCACAAAGTCGAAATATCCCCTCAATGCCGTTGAAACATCGACTGGCAAAGCTCTTCACCTTTTCGCCGCCACCCGGCGACAGGGTCAATCCGGCTCCGCCCAGAGCGCACTGCATGAGGCAGACATGAACATGAAACTCCATCGCGTCACGAGCGCACTCGTCGCAGCTGGGCTATGTCTCCCGGCCGTTGCGGCGCCTGTGGTGATCAGTCAGGTCTATGGCGGCGGCGGCAACTCGGGCGCCACGCTCAAGAATGATTTCGTTGAGCTTTTCAATCCGGGCAGCACGCCGGTCTCACTGACCGGATGGAGCCTTCAATACGCGTCGGCTAGCGGCGGAACATGGCAAGTCACGGCGCTCAGTGGGGCCATCGGTCCTGGCCAATACTACTTGGTCCAAGAAGCGCCTGGGGCGGGCGGCAGCGAGGCGCTGCCTGCCGCTGATGCGATCGGCACCATTGCGATGAGCGCGTCAGCGGGCAAGCTCGCGCTGGTGAGCCAAGGGGCTGCACTGACCTGCGGCAGCGCTTGTGCCGGCGCTGCAGGTGTCGTCGATTTTGTAGGTTACGGCAGTGCCAACAACGCCGAGGGTTCGGCGGCGAGTGCGCCGTCCAATACGCTGGCGATCGTTCGCAAGGGGGGCGGCTGTACTGACAGCAACAGCAATGCGGCGGACTTCTCGACTGCGACCCCCGCGCCGCGTAACGGCGCGACTACACCGCTTGCGTGTGGCGACAGTGGGGGTGGCACCGGCGGTGGTACTGGTGGCGGTATCGCTGCGCGCATTCACGATATCCAAGGAACGACCCATCGTTCGCCACTTGCTGGTCAGAGCGTTGCTAACGTTCCTGGGATCGTCACTGCAATCGTTGGCAACGGCTTCTACATGCAGGATGACGTGCCGGATACGGACCCAAGAACCTCGGAGGGGATCTTCGTTTTCACGAGCAGTGCGCCCTCTGTCGCAGTCGGCGACGCGGTCCGAGTAAGTGGTGTCGTGACGGAATATCGGCCTGGCGGCACTGGCGGTACCGCCAACCTGAGCATCACGGAGATCTCGACGCCGATTGTGGCGCGAGTCTCCAGTGGCAACACCTTGCCGGCCCCGATCGTGATTGGCGCCGGCGGGCGGACCCCACCGACCAAATCCATCTACAGCACAGGGGTCGGTGACGTTGAGACCTTAGGTGCTCTCAACCCGGGCGCGAACGGGATGGATTTCCTTGAAAGCCTGGAGGGCATGCGTGTTCAGATCAACGCAGCCGTGGTGGTGGGGCCGACAAATCAATATGGTGACATGCCGGTACTCGCCGACGCGGGCAGCTGGGCGGGCACGCGAACGACTCGCGGCGGCATCGTCATCGCCAGCGATGACTACAACCCTGAACGTCTGATCGTCAGCAAAGGCGCGGTTGTGACGCCGACTGCGAACGTTGGCGATAGTTTCAGTCGTGTGACTGGCGTGGTCGACTATAGCTTTGGGAACTTCAAAGTCCTTGCGACGGAGCTGTCTGGCTTCACGGCGGGCGGCCTGGCGCCCGAGGTGACACGCAAACAGGCTGCCAATGAACTTGCTGTAGCGTCGTTTAACGTAGAGAACCTCGCACCCTCTGATCCGCAAGCAAAGTTCGACCGCCTTGCGAACCAGATCGTTGGCAACCTGCAGTCGCCTGACGTGATTGGCCTCATGGAAATCCAGGACAACAACGGCACCACGGACAATGGCGTTGTCGACGCGAGCGTCACCTTCGCTCAGCTGATCGCAGCGATTCAACGCGCAGGCGGGCCGAGCTACCAATACCGTTCGATCGATCCGGCGAATAATCAGGATGGCGGCGCTCCGGGTGGCAACATCCGTCAGGGGTTCCTGTTCAATCCTGCGCGTGTCACCTTTGTGGATCGCGCCGGCGGCGCCACGAACGTGGGGATCAATCTGCTCGGGACGCCTGACGGCGTGGCGCTTTCCGCGAGCCCGGGCCGAATTGACCCTGCCAACAGCGCCTTCGCGTCTAGCCGGAAGCCCTTGGCCGGTGAGTTCCGATTCAACGGCAACAAGCTCTTCGTGATCGCCAATCACTGGAACTCCAAGGGGGGGGATCAACCTCTGTACGGTCGTTTCCAGCCGCCCCAGCGCAGTTCGGAAGTGCAGCGCAACCAGCAGGCCGCCGTCGTGGCGGGGTTCGTGAAGTCGATCTTGAATGCAGAACCCGCTGCTAACGTGGTGGTGTTGGGTGATCTGAATGACTTCGAGTTCGCTGACTCAGTAGGTCAACTCAAATCCGCCGGCATGGGCGATCTGGTAGAGACCCTGCCAGCCGCCGAGCGCTACACCTACGTGTTTGAGGGGAACTCACAGGTGTTGGATCACATCCTTGTAAGCCCCTCGCTGGCGGGTAGGGCGGAATACGACGTGGTGCATGTGAACAGCGAGTTCGCAGATCAAAGCAGTGACCACGACCCCGAAGTCGCCCGACTGAATCTCCCGGCCAAGACGATCAACCTCTCGAGCAACTTCACTTGGTACGCATCCGGTCTGAGCTACAACCGTGCGACTGGGCTCTACAGCGGCAACGTCACGCTCGTCGCCAAGGCCCCTGTGGCGTCGGCAATTGCGATGGCGCTCGGTGATCTGCCCGCGGGTGTCACGCTGACCAACGCGACGACGACGGTATCGGGCAAGCCCGCGATCCGGATCAACGGTCCTGTTTCGGCTGGCCAAAGCATCACGGTACCGGTGCAGTTCCGAAACTCCGGTACCGCGAAGATTGGCTACACGGTACATGTCTTCGGCGGGCTCTGA
- a CDS encoding tyrosine-type recombinase/integrase, which translates to METTGSDLHREPWNKGKVVGQKAPFKLRDIWALRVRLQMEGRVRELALFNLGIDSKLRGCDLVALKVRDVCHGDQVASRAIVMQRKTQRPVQFEITQAAREAVQAWIKQAALKPEDFLFPSRLHDSPHLGTRQYARILGHWVDELGLNRADYGTHSMRRTKATLIYRRTKNLRAVQLLLGHSKLESTVRYLGIEVDDALELSEQTEI; encoded by the coding sequence ATGGAAACCACAGGTAGTGACCTGCATCGCGAACCGTGGAACAAGGGCAAGGTCGTCGGACAAAAGGCGCCGTTCAAACTCAGGGACATCTGGGCACTCCGCGTCCGTCTTCAGATGGAAGGCCGTGTTCGCGAACTCGCGCTCTTCAATCTGGGCATCGACAGCAAACTGCGCGGATGTGATCTCGTAGCGCTTAAGGTGCGGGACGTGTGCCACGGTGATCAGGTCGCGTCTCGCGCCATCGTGATGCAGCGAAAGACCCAACGGCCGGTGCAGTTCGAGATCACGCAGGCTGCACGGGAAGCCGTGCAGGCCTGGATCAAGCAAGCGGCGCTTAAACCGGAGGACTTTCTTTTCCCTAGTCGCCTCCACGACTCCCCGCATCTCGGGACCCGACAGTACGCCCGGATTCTTGGGCACTGGGTCGATGAACTGGGATTGAACCGCGCCGACTACGGAACGCATTCAATGCGCAGAACCAAGGCCACGCTAATCTACCGACGCACCAAGAATTTGCGCGCCGTTCAACTGCTGCTCGGGCACTCCAAACTGGAATCGACGGTGAGATACCTCGGCATCGAGGTCGACGATGCGCTCGAGCTCTCCGAGCAGACTGAGATCTGA
- a CDS encoding potassium-transporting ATPase subunit F, whose translation MSALHFIALGLVIALVIYLLLVLFNPEDFS comes from the coding sequence GTGAGCGCACTCCACTTCATCGCACTGGGCCTGGTGATCGCACTCGTGATCTACCTGTTGCTGGTGCTGTTCAATCCGGAGGATTTCTCATGA
- a CDS encoding glycoside hydrolase family 24 protein translates to MAGSRTPGPLGISGEAPDLNDGTLVRAPSPLPGPVGVAPAPGGASTKGSAVAQTRLNENTEYLRNANVKAFIGAIAAAEGGDYNLKFGGVKGKKNDKWQFTDYGTHPGVGSDGKTTAAGMYQINKSTWKEMGGKMGLTDFSPATQDLLAVEILRTIHVIDDIVAGDVNAALKAASRRWAALPQGPKLGGRYDQPYMPYDEFISAYKRLGGTAK, encoded by the coding sequence ATGGCTGGTTCGCGCACGCCTGGTCCGCTTGGTATTTCAGGGGAGGCCCCTGACCTGAATGACGGGACGTTGGTTCGAGCCCCGTCTCCGTTGCCGGGCCCTGTCGGTGTGGCGCCGGCTCCGGGTGGAGCTTCAACCAAGGGGAGCGCGGTCGCTCAGACCCGTTTGAACGAAAACACCGAGTACCTGAGAAATGCCAACGTGAAGGCCTTCATCGGCGCCATCGCCGCTGCAGAGGGAGGTGACTACAACCTGAAGTTCGGTGGCGTGAAGGGCAAGAAGAACGACAAGTGGCAGTTCACCGACTACGGAACGCATCCGGGAGTCGGGTCGGACGGAAAAACGACGGCTGCCGGCATGTACCAGATTAACAAGAGCACCTGGAAGGAGATGGGGGGCAAGATGGGCCTTACGGACTTTTCCCCGGCCACCCAAGACCTGCTTGCAGTGGAAATCCTGCGAACCATCCACGTCATTGACGATATTGTTGCGGGTGACGTTAATGCTGCCTTGAAGGCGGCGTCGCGGCGTTGGGCCGCATTGCCACAAGGACCCAAACTAGGCGGGCGCTATGACCAGCCCTACATGCCCTACGACGAATTCATCTCGGCCTACAAGCGACTCGGAGGTACTGCAAAGTGA
- a CDS encoding GGDEF domain-containing protein yields the protein MNAATPIRAIDGEELRNELDRVIQIGDFATHFQPLVDLRTSTVFGYEALTRGPSDSPLHAPIALLEVAARFGRLVELERLLLRLIVQRFSEQGLPGRLFVNVSADTLVAVKGRLDILRRTLQQIALPPERIVVELTETRPILAPDDLHAAIEGLRGLGIVMALDDLGEGFSSLRRWSEMRPEYVKLDRHFVDGLHNDPIKQQFVRSVLSMAAMAGATVIAEGLEEESDLRVLQDLGVPIGQGYLLGKPTPTPRTSVRPDLSGTIGPRTGAMRREQAMREFYGKPTTAGQLASRGQTLSEQTTCAEVVALFSASPHLISVPVLDQQERPIGLLRAMDVLRHGSERYYLDLYGKKPCTALMDAKPMVFDYATTLRTMSEEMSSGHERILLDGFVVTREGYYYGTGRVSDLLRAISDLQVFSARYANPLTLLPGNVPIDTQIEALLEQRVPFVAVHWDLDNFKPFNDLYGYRAGDEIIQLTARILRSACDSEVDFVGHIGGDDFLSLFCSADWEERIQRVLIEFDSQVRGFFTEEDRDAGGFTTLNRQGERVFHPLTSLSAGAVKVSENSYEAPAQLARALSGAKKHAKRMDGSAYFVERRRPEQPINLSENADIRRGLATLCTAI from the coding sequence ATGAACGCAGCAACCCCAATCCGCGCCATCGATGGCGAGGAGCTACGCAACGAGCTCGATCGCGTGATCCAGATCGGCGACTTCGCGACGCATTTCCAGCCGCTTGTCGACCTCAGAACCTCGACCGTTTTCGGCTACGAAGCGCTGACCCGTGGCCCATCGGATTCCCCGCTCCATGCACCTATTGCACTGCTTGAGGTCGCCGCACGATTCGGCCGCCTCGTCGAGCTCGAAAGGCTGCTGCTGCGCCTGATCGTTCAACGCTTCAGCGAGCAGGGGTTGCCTGGGCGACTGTTCGTGAACGTCTCTGCCGACACGCTAGTTGCTGTCAAAGGCCGGTTGGATATCCTGCGCCGCACGCTCCAGCAGATCGCCTTGCCACCTGAACGCATCGTGGTGGAGCTGACCGAGACCCGCCCGATTCTTGCTCCCGACGATCTGCATGCCGCGATCGAAGGACTACGCGGGCTGGGCATCGTGATGGCGCTCGACGATCTGGGCGAAGGGTTCTCAAGCTTGCGCCGTTGGTCAGAGATGCGCCCTGAGTATGTGAAGCTCGATCGGCATTTCGTTGACGGTCTGCACAACGATCCCATCAAGCAGCAGTTCGTGCGTTCGGTGCTGAGCATGGCGGCGATGGCAGGCGCCACCGTCATCGCCGAGGGACTGGAAGAGGAATCCGACTTGCGGGTGCTCCAGGATCTGGGGGTCCCCATTGGCCAGGGATACCTGCTTGGAAAGCCCACGCCCACGCCGCGCACCTCGGTACGCCCAGATTTGAGTGGAACGATCGGACCGCGCACCGGCGCGATGCGCCGCGAACAGGCGATGCGCGAGTTCTATGGAAAGCCGACCACGGCTGGGCAACTTGCCAGTAGAGGGCAAACGCTCAGTGAGCAAACAACCTGCGCAGAAGTTGTGGCGCTCTTTTCGGCATCGCCCCATCTCATATCGGTCCCGGTGCTGGATCAGCAGGAGCGGCCGATCGGGCTGCTCCGGGCGATGGATGTATTGCGCCACGGCAGCGAGCGCTACTACCTCGATCTGTATGGCAAGAAACCGTGTACGGCACTGATGGACGCCAAACCAATGGTGTTCGACTATGCAACGACGCTGCGCACGATGTCCGAGGAAATGTCGAGCGGACACGAGCGAATTCTCCTCGATGGCTTCGTCGTGACCCGCGAGGGTTACTACTATGGCACCGGACGGGTGTCGGACCTGCTGAGAGCGATCTCAGATCTCCAGGTGTTCTCGGCACGCTACGCCAACCCGCTGACGCTGCTGCCGGGCAACGTACCCATCGACACCCAGATTGAAGCGTTACTGGAACAACGGGTGCCTTTTGTTGCGGTCCATTGGGACCTCGACAACTTCAAACCCTTCAACGATCTCTACGGTTATCGGGCTGGTGACGAGATCATTCAACTCACCGCGCGAATCCTTCGGAGCGCGTGCGATAGCGAGGTCGACTTCGTTGGCCACATCGGAGGCGACGACTTCCTGTCCCTATTCTGCTCAGCTGATTGGGAGGAACGTATCCAGCGGGTCCTCATCGAGTTCGACAGCCAGGTGAGAGGCTTCTTTACGGAAGAGGACCGAGACGCTGGCGGCTTCACCACGCTCAACCGCCAAGGCGAGCGTGTTTTCCATCCGCTGACGTCCCTGTCTGCCGGCGCGGTGAAGGTCTCTGAAAACAGCTATGAAGCCCCGGCGCAGCTGGCCCGTGCGCTGAGTGGCGCTAAGAAGCACGCCAAACGGATGGACGGGAGTGCCTACTTCGTCGAGCGTCGACGTCCGGAACAGCCGATTAATCTGAGCGAAAACGCGGATATTCGACGCGGGCTGGCGACGCTTTGCACGGCGATCTAG
- a CDS encoding GNAT family N-acetyltransferase: MTRENAISEARLSELGITVASWGEQVASGALLGYVFEPVERVAGYCFGDVSTGEIVVLALRPEFEGRGVGRALLHHTMLSLQILGHVRLFLGCSNRPEVRSFGFYRHLGWRPTGRVDKYGDQELEYRFG, from the coding sequence ATGACTCGCGAGAACGCTATCTCCGAAGCTCGGTTGTCTGAGCTCGGCATTACCGTGGCGTCTTGGGGCGAGCAGGTCGCGTCGGGAGCGCTGCTGGGGTACGTTTTCGAGCCGGTTGAGCGTGTGGCGGGCTACTGCTTTGGAGATGTTTCGACGGGTGAAATCGTAGTACTTGCTCTGCGGCCTGAGTTCGAGGGGAGGGGCGTTGGGCGAGCGCTACTCCATCACACGATGCTGAGCCTTCAAATCCTTGGCCACGTTAGGCTGTTTCTCGGGTGTAGCAATCGCCCTGAGGTTCGGTCGTTCGGCTTCTACCGGCACCTGGGTTGGCGCCCAACCGGGCGAGTCGATAAATACGGCGACCAGGAGCTCGAATACCGCTTCGGGTAG
- the kdpA gene encoding potassium-transporting ATPase subunit KdpA: MTSNAYVQAGLYVFVLLGLAWPLGLYMARVFDGRLPVFVRWLAPLEHGLYRLAGTDPDEDMGWRRYTLAVLLFNAAGFVAVYALQRLQLWLPLNPQGLANVPADLAFNTAVSFVTNTNWQSYSGEVVLSYFTQMFALTVQNFVSAATGIAVLLALVRGFTRREAGGVGNFWADMTRSTLYVLLPLSLILAVVLVGQGVVQTFSPYQDVARVEAVAYDEPVVDAAGNPVLDKEGKPATKPASATTQTLALGPAASQVAIKQLGTNGGGFFGVNSAHPFENPTPLSNFLEMLAILLIPAALCITFGRMVRDDRQGVAILAAMTIVLVALMAVCIGAEQAGNPMFDKAGLATASSDLQAGGNMEGKETRFGIVDSAIWATVTTAASNGSVNAMHDSFTPLGGLVPMWLMQLGEVIFGGVGSGLYGMLVFAIVAVFIAGLMIGRTPEYLGKKIEAYEVKMSAVALLAPSAAVLVGAAIAVLVDPGKSVVANPGTHGFSEILYAFSSAANNNGSAFAGLGTNNFFYNLALGLAMLVARYWVIVPVLAIAGALAAKKSIPVSSGTLPTHGPMFVGLLIATVVVVGALTFLPSLALGPIAEHLQMLAH; encoded by the coding sequence ATGACCTCCAATGCTTACGTTCAGGCAGGCCTCTACGTGTTCGTGCTGCTGGGCTTGGCCTGGCCACTCGGGCTCTACATGGCCCGCGTGTTCGACGGCCGCCTGCCGGTGTTCGTGCGCTGGCTCGCGCCGCTGGAACACGGGCTTTACCGGCTGGCCGGCACCGACCCGGACGAGGATATGGGCTGGCGCCGTTACACGCTGGCCGTGCTGCTCTTCAATGCGGCCGGTTTCGTCGCGGTCTATGCGTTGCAGCGTCTGCAACTGTGGTTGCCGTTGAACCCGCAGGGGCTCGCCAATGTGCCGGCGGATCTCGCCTTCAACACCGCGGTTAGCTTTGTGACCAACACCAACTGGCAGAGCTACAGCGGCGAGGTGGTGCTGTCGTACTTCACGCAGATGTTCGCGCTGACGGTGCAGAACTTCGTTTCCGCGGCGACCGGCATTGCGGTGCTGCTGGCGCTGGTGCGCGGCTTCACGCGGCGCGAGGCGGGTGGCGTCGGCAACTTCTGGGCGGACATGACGCGCTCGACGCTCTACGTGCTGCTGCCGCTGTCGCTGATCCTCGCCGTCGTGCTGGTCGGCCAGGGCGTCGTGCAGACCTTCTCGCCGTACCAGGACGTCGCGCGTGTCGAGGCGGTCGCCTATGACGAGCCAGTCGTCGACGCGGCCGGCAACCCGGTGCTGGACAAGGAGGGCAAGCCCGCCACGAAGCCGGCTTCTGCGACTACGCAGACGCTGGCGCTCGGCCCGGCCGCCTCGCAGGTCGCGATCAAGCAGTTGGGCACCAACGGCGGCGGCTTCTTCGGCGTGAACTCTGCGCATCCCTTTGAGAACCCGACGCCGCTGTCGAACTTCCTCGAAATGCTGGCGATCCTGCTCATTCCCGCGGCACTGTGTATTACCTTCGGCCGCATGGTGCGCGACGACCGCCAAGGGGTGGCGATCCTCGCCGCGATGACGATCGTGCTGGTTGCGCTGATGGCGGTCTGCATCGGCGCCGAGCAGGCGGGCAACCCGATGTTCGACAAGGCCGGGCTTGCAACCGCGTCGTCCGACCTCCAGGCCGGCGGCAACATGGAAGGCAAGGAAACGCGCTTCGGCATCGTCGATTCCGCGATCTGGGCGACCGTCACCACGGCGGCCTCCAACGGTTCGGTGAACGCGATGCACGATTCCTTCACGCCGCTGGGCGGGCTGGTGCCGATGTGGCTGATGCAACTCGGCGAAGTGATCTTCGGCGGTGTCGGCTCGGGCCTCTACGGCATGCTGGTGTTCGCGATCGTCGCGGTGTTCATCGCCGGGTTGATGATCGGTCGCACGCCGGAATATCTCGGCAAGAAGATCGAGGCCTACGAGGTCAAAATGTCTGCCGTCGCATTGCTTGCCCCGTCTGCAGCGGTGCTGGTCGGCGCGGCGATCGCGGTGCTGGTCGACCCCGGCAAGTCCGTCGTCGCCAATCCCGGCACGCATGGCTTCTCCGAAATCCTCTACGCCTTCTCGTCCGCCGCCAACAACAACGGCAGCGCCTTCGCCGGGCTGGGCACCAACAACTTCTTCTACAACCTCGCGCTTGGTCTAGCGATGTTGGTCGCGCGCTACTGGGTCATCGTGCCGGTGCTGGCGATTGCCGGTGCGCTGGCGGCGAAGAAGAGTATTCCAGTCTCCAGCGGCACGCTGCCGACACACGGCCCTATGTTCGTTGGCCTCTTGATCGCTACCGTGGTGGTGGTCGGCGCGCTGACCTTCCTGCCTTCGCTCGCGCTCGGTCCCATCGCCGAACACCTGCAGATGCTGGCGCACTGA
- a CDS encoding NF038129 family PEP-CTERM protein, producing the protein MNALTRSFVVAAMGFCLALPASAATYQVSVDTSSLSGSSGYLDFGFAGLADSPAATSFVHALSGGFALGAPLLDGAALVDPHGWRLGNDGAFNAVFQSWQFGSSLQFTVDFGGAWQTATNGSGNTFSLKLWDGGASSSQLTTDSAGDVLRFQLAPGGGVGVETFARDIAGAPSPVTVSAVPEPESCAMLLVGLVAILGTARRRRAIR; encoded by the coding sequence ATGAACGCACTCACTCGATCTTTCGTCGTCGCTGCGATGGGCTTCTGTCTGGCGCTTCCTGCGTCGGCTGCGACATATCAAGTGTCGGTCGACACCTCGTCCCTGTCGGGCAGCAGCGGCTACCTCGACTTCGGATTCGCCGGGCTAGCCGATTCGCCCGCAGCGACCAGTTTTGTTCACGCACTGAGCGGTGGATTCGCGCTAGGCGCTCCGTTGCTCGATGGCGCTGCGCTCGTTGACCCGCATGGCTGGCGGCTCGGTAATGATGGCGCCTTCAACGCGGTGTTTCAGTCGTGGCAGTTCGGTAGCAGCCTTCAGTTCACGGTCGACTTCGGCGGTGCTTGGCAAACCGCGACGAACGGCAGCGGCAACACGTTCTCACTGAAGCTGTGGGACGGCGGGGCTTCCAGCTCGCAGCTGACCACTGACAGCGCCGGCGATGTGCTGCGCTTTCAACTCGCGCCAGGCGGGGGTGTCGGTGTTGAGACCTTTGCGCGAGATATCGCGGGGGCGCCGTCGCCAGTCACTGTATCTGCTGTTCCGGAGCCCGAGTCTTGCGCAATGCTGTTGGTTGGTTTGGTGGCCATACTCGGCACCGCTCGGAGGCGTAGGGCGATCCGCTAA